The genomic stretch ACGATCTCCCATTGCCCTAGCCGCGAAACGTCGAGCCGGTCGCGAGAATCGTAGTCGGTATACATGAAGACGTTCTTGTCATCGCCCTCGATATTCAGGGTGAGGAACGAGATGGAATTGAGTCCCTCGGACGCCAGATAGTTGATCGCGCCGATCAGTCCCTTGCCCTTGCTGCCTTGCCACACGGGATCCCCCGAGCGCCAGTCGCCCACATGCGGCTGGTAGTCCTTGACCAGATCGTCGTCTTCGCCGTCGGTCTTGAAGTCACCGTCGAAGTCCGCATACGAGAGCAGGTTCTCGGGCGAATCGACACCGGCCTTCATGAAGTAGTCACCGGTGCCAGCGAAGCGAAGGTGATGCTTGCCCACATACTGCAAGCGCCCCTTGCCGCGGAAGTCGCGGCCGTTCTTGTTGGTGTCCGCTACCGAGAAATTGCCGCTGTCACCATCGAAGAAACCCGCGCTACCTCCGGAGCCGACGCTGCCCGCGTAGACATTCGCGCCACTGCGGAACGATGCTTCATACGTCCACGTGCCGGTCTCATCAGGCGCGAAGTGCGCCAGCCAGACATTGCCGGAATCCGCGCAGGTATCGGCGGAATCGCCGTCCGCTGCGTAGTAGCCCGGCACCACATAGGACTTGCCGCTTCCAGCATGCCGGAAGGTCACGTCGAGGCGGTAGTTCGTAAAGGGATTCGGTGTGGCTGTTTCACTGGTCGAGGGACCATTGAACGAGAGGGTGACCTTGTGCCACTTGCGGAGTTCCCCCGATACAGAGGCCGCTTGGAGAGGCAGCCAGATTCCGAGCAGGAGAGAGAGAAGGAACGTTGTTCTCATGAGGTTCATGTCGCTTATGTGATGGGGGGTAACGCTTCATGAATCCGGAACACCCTGGGGGGGATGGCAGTCATGACGCGAGGGAGTCTGAAGGTCTGGTTTTGGCAGTCGCGGGTGAGCGGGAGAACGTCTTCCGCCTTTGCACACGACGTGCCCGTGCCGACTTGGAAATGCGTGACCGACTGAAAGACAATCAGTGACGTGCTGAAGATTCGCTGGAACCACAGCCATCAGAGCGGCTCTAACACAGCAATTTGCAACTATCGCTTTTATCGCAACGCGAATTGCAAGTGCAGCGTGCCCGATCGCGATTCACGTCCTCCGTTGCCGCCTCCGATGGCGCCTGGTTGCCATTTCCCGAAGAAGGCGAAGGCAACGGGTCCCATTTGGCATTGCCTTGGAGCGGCTCCACAAGGTCGCTTCCGCGGTGTTACCACCGCGCCTTCGGAAGACTACCCTCAGTGCTCCAGCCGGTTCGGAACCTTCGTCCATTCGGACGCCGGTTTGAGCGGCCAACCCGGGTCATTCGGGGTCCACACGCGCTTGTCCGCATGGCGGCGGAGCCAAGCGGCCCACCAACTGAACGAGCTGTTCGCAATGATCGCGTGGCGGCAAGCAGCCATCAGGCGGAAGTCGCGAAGCTCGTCGCTGTGCCCGTCCGACACGTAGGTCGCAGGAGCGCCGTGGAAGTCGAGATACTGCTGCGCCCACTCCAGGTCATCGCCGAAGATGTAGAAGTGGCAATTTCCCAGCGTGGAGATTGCCGCGCCGATACTGGAGTCGTAGTAGCCCGAGCCCAGCCGCGGCGAATAGCGGTCGCGGCGGATGTGCAGGAAGACCGAGTTCGTCGAGGAAAGCAGGGCTTCGAGGTCGGCATCGGGGCCTTCGGGAAAGGGCGGCGGCTCGAGTTCCTTGCGAATGATCGCGGCGCGCTCGACGAAATACTTTTCGCTCTGCCAGTAGCCATTGAGGCGGACCACCTGGCGATTGCTGATGTAGCTCGTGAGCTGGGCTTCCGATTGCTCGTTGTCCTCTGCGAGGTAGAATCTCAGCGGCGACGGCAGCAGCTTGTTGAAGGTGCGGATGGACTTGTGGCGCAGCCCCTTGGGGTCGCCAAAGCGCCAGCGCGCTGTCGCCGGGGTGCCGGCGATGGGAAACTGATCGAGCTTGTAGTCGCGATCGTAGCCATCGCGCTTATAGCCGGAGACCTCATCGATCCACAGCTCGCGGCGAGTTCGGATCGAGTAGGCGCGGGCAGCAGCGTAGGCGAAGAGCTGGTTACCCAACCCGCCTTTGATCATGGCGACAACAGCGCGAGTCACTTCTCGATAGGTCGGGATTGGAATTTGGCGAGGGACTGGCGGAGGAAAGCCACGTCGTCGGGATGGCGGGTGGCGTAGTCGTCGAGCTGGGCGCGGACCCGTTCTACCCGGGCGGGAATGCCCTCGGGCGTCAGGCGGTCGCCATAAGTGCCCGCGCCGTTCAGGCGGTCCAGCATTTCCTTTCCGATTAAGGGCGTCGCGTGGAAAAGGTCGATCCAGTTGGCCAGATGCCCGCTTTTGTCACCGGCTGGCGGCAGCGGCGGGGTATTGAGCGGATGGCCATCAAGGAAGTCCCATACTTCCACCGGCGGGGCGGACGAGTCGGCGGCATTGGCGCTTGCTGCGAGTTCCGCCAGGGCGCGGCGGTCCTTTTCAAAGTAGCAGTCGGGATCGCCGAGTTCGCGGAAGGCGAGCTGGAACAGGGCGTGATTCGGCGTGAAGAAAATCACAAGCCGTGCGTCCTTCTCGCGACATCCGGTGACGATTTCCTGGAGCAAGCGCATCTTCTCCTCCGACAGGCCGCCATGAGCGATGTGCGACTGCGCCATGCGATGCGTGGTGGAAAGATACAGCGAGGAAATCAGCAGCCGCTGGTTCTGAGGGAAGGGGGCGCTACGGCGGAAGCCCTGTGGCGTGTGGTCGGACACCTCGCCGCGGATCGTTCGGCCGAGGGTGGCGAAGGAGGCGGCGAGCGTGGAAATCCCGGTATGGTAACGCAGCTCGCGTTCAAGCGGACTCGCCTCGGGATCGAGCGGCGAGAGCGCAAAGTCGGTGACATTGATCTTCGGCGGCGGGGTGCTGAGGTCGCAGGCATCGATGGCCAGCACCACCAGCCGCGGATTCTCGCGCTCGATGTAGTAGCGGAACATCGCGTGGTTTTCCACCAGCAGGCCGGCATTGAGACCGAGGTTCGCGCAGTGCAGGCCACTAAAGGCGGGATGCTGCGGATCGAGCCCGATGTCCACGCGGGATGAGCCGAACATCGCAGCATCCCAGGTCCCCGAGCGAACGAGCCCGGCCTTGGCGGTGCGGTTCCATGTGTTGTCGATCGGGCGGTAGGGTTC from Luteolibacter arcticus encodes the following:
- a CDS encoding alpha-1,2-fucosyltransferase, translated to MTRAVVAMIKGGLGNQLFAYAAARAYSIRTRRELWIDEVSGYKRDGYDRDYKLDQFPIAGTPATARWRFGDPKGLRHKSIRTFNKLLPSPLRFYLAEDNEQSEAQLTSYISNRQVVRLNGYWQSEKYFVERAAIIRKELEPPPFPEGPDADLEALLSSTNSVFLHIRRDRYSPRLGSGYYDSSIGAAISTLGNCHFYIFGDDLEWAQQYLDFHGAPATYVSDGHSDELRDFRLMAACRHAIIANSSFSWWAAWLRRHADKRVWTPNDPGWPLKPASEWTKVPNRLEH